GAGGTGGATCTGCGCGATCCTTCGCTCTACGACATCGTGCTCAACATGGAGAAGCTGTCGATCGACGCCGCCGTGGAGCTCGTCGCCGGGGCGCTCCAGCGGCCGGAGCTCCAGACGACCCCCGCGGGGCAGCAGCTCGTCGCCGACCGGTCCCTGGCCTCGCAGGTCCAGGTGGCGCTGGCCACCAATCCCCAGACGCGCAAGTATCGCATCACGGTCGAGGCCCGGAGCGGGCTCGTCACGCTCGAGGGCACGGCGGCGATGGATGAAGCGGTCGAGGTGGCGCGCTCCGTCCGTGGTGTCCGCGAGGTCAAGACCCAGCAGGTGGACATCCCGCCCATCCCGCCCTTCGTTGCGTAGAGTCTTGGGCGTAGAGTCTTGGGCGTAGGGTCTTGGGCGTAGGGCCGGGGGCCTAGCTCTTCGGGGAGGCGCCGGCCGGACGCCGGGGGCCGTCGTCGGGCGCCTCCGCGACCGTCACGGGCAGCTCGATCTTCCGCTTCTTGCGCAGGATCTGCAGGACGACCTTGGTTCCGGCCCGGGTCTCCGCTGTCAACCGCTGGAAGTGGTGGTAGTCCTCGACCGGCGTCTTGTCGTAGGCGAGGATGACGTCGTTCTGCAGGAGTCCCGCCGCCGCCGCTGGCCCGCCCGGCATGGTGGAAGCCACGACGGCGCCCTGCTTCCCTGTGACGCCCAGGGAGTCGGCCAGCTCGGTCGACAGCGGCTGGAGCGACACGCCGAGCCACCCCCGCACCACCTTGCCCTTGTCCACGAGCTGGTCCACCACCCGCTTGACCATGTTGATCGGGATGGCGAAGCCGATGCCGATGGACCCGCCGCTCTGGGAGAAGATCGCCGTGTTGATGCCGATGACCTCGCCCTTGAGGTTCAAGAGCGGCCCGCCGGAGTTGCCCGGGTTGATGGAGGCGTCCGTCTGGATGAAGTTCTCGTACGTGGCGACCCCCACGTCCGAGCGTCCGGTGGCGCTGATCACGCCCACCGTGACCGTCTGATCGAGACCGAAGGGGTTGCCGATGGCGATCGCCCATTCCCCGACGCGGAGCGCTTCCGAATTCCCGAGGGTCGCGACCGTCAGCTCGTGGTCGGGCTGGAAGCGGATCACCGCCAGGTCCGTCTTGGAATCGGTGCCCAGGATCTGCCCGCGGTACTCGCGCTTGTCGGACAGCTTCACCGTGATCTCGTCGGCGCCCTTGACGACGTGGAAGTTGGTGAGAACGAGGCCGCGCTTGTCGAAGATCACGCCTGAGCCCAGGCCGGGACGGCGGAACTCCGAGCCGCTCGGCCCCTCGGGGCCGAAGAACTGCTTGAAGAAATCCTGGAAGAAGGGATCGTCCCGGCCCGACTGCGGACCGGGCGCGCGACGCGAGCGGGCCTTCTGGATGGTGCCGAGGTTGACCACCGCGGGGCGCACGTGCTCGGCGATGCCGACGAAACCCGCTTGCAGGCTCTCGGCCGAGGTCGCGCCCGGGGCCGGCCGCGGCGAGGCTCCGGAGCGCTCACCGGCCGTCGGGAAGACGCCGTGCAACACCCATCCCCCCCCGGCCGCGATGGCCACGAGGAGTGCGACCAGGGCTCCGGGCAAGAGAGAGCGGTTCATGG
The DNA window shown above is from Candidatus Rokuibacteriota bacterium and carries:
- a CDS encoding Do family serine endopeptidase; the encoded protein is MNRSLLPGALVALLVAIAAGGGWVLHGVFPTAGERSGASPRPAPGATSAESLQAGFVGIAEHVRPAVVNLGTIQKARSRRAPGPQSGRDDPFFQDFFKQFFGPEGPSGSEFRRPGLGSGVIFDKRGLVLTNFHVVKGADEITVKLSDKREYRGQILGTDSKTDLAVIRFQPDHELTVATLGNSEALRVGEWAIAIGNPFGLDQTVTVGVISATGRSDVGVATYENFIQTDASINPGNSGGPLLNLKGEVIGINTAIFSQSGGSIGIGFAIPINMVKRVVDQLVDKGKVVRGWLGVSLQPLSTELADSLGVTGKQGAVVASTMPGGPAAAAGLLQNDVILAYDKTPVEDYHHFQRLTAETRAGTKVVLQILRKKRKIELPVTVAEAPDDGPRRPAGASPKS